A segment of the Dermacentor andersoni chromosome 5, qqDerAnde1_hic_scaffold, whole genome shotgun sequence genome:
CAGCACTGGCGAAAGGACAACAACGAACGAGCATTTCCTTGCTAGTTTTTGGCTAGAACTAAGCATTTCCAACCGCCGGCTGCAAATCGGTGAAGTCACACCGCCGGTGCGGACAGGCACTAGCAAAGGTGCACCAGAAGGCACCCCTCCCCGCGCTACCGAGCGCCGCTGCGTTCTTGTGGCACGCGGGGGGCAATGAAGGAAGTTAATTTTTCCAGCGTGGCGAAAAAGGAGGACGATGCGGCTTTGTTTCCTGTGAAATAAGGGCGAAAAAAATAAGATTGACAATAAACGCAGGTACCATCATCCTTGAGTTGCTCATTTTCTTcatcaaaaagaagaagaaaagaggagGCCAAATTGGACACTTGCCCCCGTCCACCCTGTTCGGTGCAGCAGCCCCCGATGCAGGTTTTACCTCTCATTCACGGCGCGTCCCTTGGCTAGAAGGGAGTAGGGCAAAGCGTCGCTGTGACAATAATTTATCGCACAGCTATATGGCACGCCAGATTCATCCGCCGGCTTCAGTCACATCTGCCGCTGCTTTACATACCGCAAGTATTTGTGGTTACCACTGGCGCGAAGGCCGCTGCATAGGCTTGTTTGAGGGCGGAATATATTAATTAAAGATCGTCCACCCAAAGAGCGAACAGACGTTTCACTGCATCAGAGAGTGACGTGGTGGATTGAAGCCGTAGAGGTCGGTTCGATTACACGCGCGGTTAACTACTTATTCGGATGATTGAGATGGTCTGAAAAGAACGCATCGATAAAGTAACCTTAAGAAGGCTTCTGTACTGCATGGGCAGTCAACTATAGTGACAGTATCAGCTCAGAGTAGCCGGTAACGAGAGGGGAGAAAAATGTCCATTAGCGATGGCTGCCGCTGACGATGCAGCGACATGGGCGACGATTGGATAAAGATGAAGTACGTGAGATCTATAAAGCGAAAAATTAATGCGGTAAAATAACGTGAAACGGCAAACAAATTTTAGCGCGATGCTCCGCACGTGCGGCACAAACACTTCGTGCAAAGATTATACACGTACGTAGGAGATCGGGCGGTATGATGAGAAATTTCAGCAGCACATGCGTAAGTCAGCGTTCGAATGTGCACAATAAATAACAACCAACTGTTATAGGTGAATATGTCGAGACATGCTTTCGGTGCCTTATAATAACATAAATGGTTTTTGGCCTTCTTAGTTTTCGTCGCAGTGCGACATTTCAGCTAGCATTTCCGTGTTCAATACCTACCATACCAATTACAGCGGAGTAATTTAACTTCTTTACGGTAGCGAGCAAAACGTGGCATTGCCTTAGGAATTAAATGTACATTGTTAGCCATTCTCTAAGAATGTACAGACTAACAAGCAAAGCAGGCCCATTAGGAACCCAATGACAGAAAGCCCGTGGCCATTCCGTAACAGTCCACTTGCTTATAGTCGCAAGCCTATTTCATATAAAACGTGAGGAGCAACAAAACACTTTTTACGTCAACCTGGCATTGCAGAGAGGAACCGGAAGCTGGGGGCACGCATATCCTCTTCGGTCGTACAGCTCCAGCGAATCAGGGTGACCGAATTGGACAGTCGACTAGGCTGACTCTTGCTTTCTTCACATAAAAGGAACCACCTTTTACTACCACAGTAGTTAAGTACTACGAACACACCCCCGGGCTATTGAGACTTCGAAATATCATGTACGAGACCTTTCCAGCGTTTCGGCCGCAACATTTCAGACGAAAAAAATACTAATCGTCTTTCCTGTTCTGTCTTATTCAAAAGTTTGTCAGACGTACAAGAAGCACCAGCAAAAGTAATGATCACTCTTGTGAGGTCTGCATGTGGCCGTCTCTTTACCAGCACGAGCATGTGGAAGCGCACTCCCGAAGCACGCTTTTGGTGGCAGTGTTTGTGGCTTGCTGGAATTTATAATTCTCTGATGCAAGCACTGAATTATCACGACCAGTAGTCTAGTTTACAAATGGCCCATCCTGGCACATTGTTTAGAGATTATCATATGTTAGGTGAGATTATCAGTAATACACACATTATTTAGATGCGTAATTGTTGCACGAAACAAGGAATTGAAATATTGTCGTCGTTTCTTATTCGTCCACGATAATCTTGCAGTCAGCGAAGGCATTGATTGCCTTATGTCTTAGATAACTTAGCCGCCTCCCTGAATCTGTACagaaatatcgtatgcaaaataTACATTCAACTCAAACGAGCTAGCCATTCGTGGACGGAACCTAGCGCTTGCTTGCAGTGGGCTCTTTCTGGACAAGTCGTCCCGTTTACTATAGGCTAGCCTTAGCGAGCCCCCATTAACCCCACCACTCTAGCTGTGGGTGACCAAATGGTAACCACGGGCCACCTGCTCAATCTGGCGACCTGGTGGCGCGTTTGTCCATCCTGTCACGTCCTTTGTGAGCAATACACAAATTATGCCACCCCACTTGCTTCACTACTGGAACCCCCTGATGCCGAGTGAGGGGAACACTTGCCCATCCGAGCCCGCACACGTGGAATAATTTGAGCGGGTGTCAGCGAGAAGCTTGGTAGCGTTCAATAGCGCATAAGCACAAGCAGATTTGCATCAGCGAGCGTGGGCCCAGTGCGCTAAGTGCTGAAGACGTGACCATACGAAATGACAAATTTCAAAAATATATTTATGAGCCCTGCCTCGACAAGTCAAACTAATTCTGTCGACATGTTGGTTCTGTACttggtctttctctctctctctctctcactcgtttttttttttttagagaggttCAAGCATATGGCTTAAACTTCTGTCTTTATGGTACGTGTACTTTTGCGCTCTGCAGAATGTCGTGTAGCACGCGCCTACTCACAAGATAGCGCATACTAATTACGCTTACACTTGTGTCAAGGTTGTCCTTTGTCAATTGAGGGCATTCAACCCTTCGAGTATCACGGTAACCTAAGGCTCTTTGTTCCGGACGAGCGCGTCTCAGGGCGTCCTGGCATAGCAGTCAGCGCCTGCTCCCATGTACGCAGGCCACCTCTGCTGCCGGAAAGGCAGCGGGCCGGCGCATCGGTCACAGATGCACTGCAGGCGCACGCGGTACACGGTCATCTGGCCCATGCGCCGGTCGAACGGGTCGTAGGCCAGCTGGTTGTCCTCGTCGCCCTGGCCACACTCGGCCACGGCCAGCTGCTCGAAGGCGTCGTGGTCGAGCCCGTACAGCGGGCTGTTCGCTTGAAAGCGGGCCGCCTCGTGCGCCCGCATCCGCTCCAGGCAGCGCCGCTCCTCCGCCGACATGGCGCGCACGCGCGTCGGCCAGAACCAGAAGGTGGCGAACACCAGGTCGACGCTGCGCGGCCCAGAGCCCGGCAGCAGGGTTCCTGCGCAGTGGAACGCTCAACACTTGCGCTGCATCGAGAGAGATCGGCGCCGTACCGGTCGAgatggtgcgctgcaccccgccCGCGTCGTGCGGCCCCACGTGGCGACGGATGCGCCGGTATTCCGAGTGCTGCTCCAGGAAGCGGGCCCCGATGGCCGTGAAGTTTGGCAGGCCGCCGTACTCGAGGGGCCGCTTGCCGTCTGCGAGGGTGCTCGGTAAGCGGAGCTGCCTGACTGGCTGCACGGTCGTGCTCACCGGAGTCGTAGACGAGCGCACCAGGGGGGCCGGCGTCGGACCACAGGGCATACAGCCGTGTGTAGAGGCGCGATCCGAAGCGTAGCCGGCAGAAGTCGGCGCGACTCCGCAGGTACACGCTGGTGCCAGCGGCCAGCGCGAACTCTCGGTCATCGTGGTCGGCGGCCGGGCCGCGGTGGCAGTCCGAGAGCCAATAGAGGAACAGGTCGCGGCCCGTGCCGGGCATGCTGACGGCCAGCGGCGACGCCTGTGCTCCAAGCGCCGAGCGCACGGGCCGCGGAAGCAGGGGTAGACCCGTGCGGCCGTCCAGCACGGTCGTCTGGCTGGCCACGTACAGCGGGAAACCCGGCCCCGTCTGGTAGCTGACCATCACGTCGGGCGTCCCGTCGCCGTCAAAGAAACCCACGGCCGGAGTGCTGTACGACTCGGACTGGGCAAAGCGGCGTGACCAGAGCCGCGTAAAGCTCAGGCCGTCCAGCGCGAACGCGGTCGAGTTGAAGGCGGCCATGACGAGGTCCGCCACGCCGTCGCCGTTTATGTCGACCAGCGCCGGCGGGGTCATGATACCCTTGCTAGGGTCCGTGTAGATTGCACGTGCCGCGTGGGCGCGGCCGGCGAGCAGCTCGCGCAACGGCAGGCTCCACAGCGAGCCCCCGTGCGTCTCGCCGCCTGTGCCGAACAGCACCAGCTCGGTGCCGTCCGGGTAGAGCATCAGCTGCGGCGAGTAGTACGTCTCCCGGCCATCTGGCACCATTGCCCAGCTGAGCAGCCTGCCCGAGCGCCCGCTGACGACGAGCAGGCGGCCCGCCAGCCGGTCCGAAGGCGCGCCCGGCTCGCGCAGCGGGTCTCCTCCGTGGGCGACCAACAGGTCGGGCGTGCCGTCAGCGTCTACGTCGCGCATGTGCTGCGCCGTGTACATGTTGGAACGCTCGACCACGGCCTCGTCCGCTCCCGATAGCTCCCAGAGCACGCCGCCCGTTCGTCCGCTTACCGCGTACAGCCCCTGCGCAGGTACAGCGCTGCCGCCAACGCGCTTCGAGGCCGGGCCGCGCGCCGTACCGCCATGCGACCTCCGGCGACGCAGTCCGACACGCCGTCCGCGTCCAGGTCCAGCCGGCAACTGAGCGCGAACAACTCGTGGGCCACGTAGAGGCGCCACAGCTCGTGGCCCGAGCGGCCGTCGAGCGCCGCCAGGCCTCCGCCGCAGCCCCGGCCGCCGGCCGCCGGCAGGTAGACGTCGCACGCCACCCGCGGGTACCGGTACGCATCCAGgcctgcgcgcgcgcgctgtcGGTCACCGCGGGCGCGTGGCGAGCTCCGCGCACTGACCGGTTCCGAAGCCGAAGACCACGTCGAGCGTGCCGTCCCCGTTGACGTCCAAATGGCGGAAGGCCGACTCCGTGGTCAGCATTGGCATCGTGTTGTGCCACACGTCGTGCACGCGCAGCTGCCGGCAACCGTCGGAGCGCGCTGCCCGCCGGCGTTGCCGGTGGTGGCGCAGCACCAGCGCCGCGGCGCCTGCGAGTGCCAGCTTTCGTTATGGGAAGGCGGAGTGTCAGTGAAAACAAGTGTCGACAGCAAAACCTCCTTGCTCGACACTGTCCACTCACGGATAGAGCCAGCTATGACGtcacaaaatatgaaaacgtACGGACCATTTCCAGCGCTGCCTCATGGACTCTGACATCTTTGAGCCGGTGGCCGTACGGCTATTGAGCACCTTATGCTTTTGCCGTCCAGATCGTGAACCACATGCATGCTGAGCAAACGCGAAATAAACTGTTTTTGCTTTCTAGATGAATTATTATCCGCAAGTAATGCAACGCTTTCAACCAAAAGCGCAAGCGAAATGTTAGTGCTAGTCGTTCGATAAACTTGGCCTTATTTTATCCTGACGATCCTGAAGCGAATACCTGAATACCTTGAAGCGAATACGCCAAGTCGGTGCGTGTGCGTCCTCCGATGAAGAGACACTCGATTGCACGTAATTATTTTGCTTCTCTCGTAAAAACAGATAGCTCTTAACACCTCCATACTGGGTAATCCACTGTGACAGTAGTCATGTGCGAGAAATATGTCGATAACATTGTTTTCAATGTCATTCGATATGTATCCTTGCAGTTATCAGTGCCTCTCGGAACGAATGGTTCTGAACATGACTGACAGTCCCTCGAGATTCACAAGCAGTGATAAGAGCCCCAGCTATGCACTGCTAACTTACCTACGCTATTGTTACGTTAGCTTATCGGTCACCGATTTAACCATTAAGCTAAAAAATACAAGTAATTATCATTTTGCGTCCAAAGGGACTTGTTGTTTTGCGCTTTATGAAATTGCGATCGATTATGGATATTTCGTTGCTTTACGAGCTCGAAACAAAACTTGCAGTGAAATACATTTTCAAGTCCCGTTCTTGCCACAACATAGGAAATTATGTTTGCGCGAGAGACGTTGTCGGTAtatcatcatgactgcatgcaCAGTTTACTGCGTACGTACGAGTCTAGACTAGTTGTTTCCTCCTGCTAATCAAATGTGTATAACCGGACGTGATGTCTCCGTTAAGAAGGACGTGCTCAAGAAAAAAATAGTTCGGCTTTACGTCTTCGCGTTGAATCATCGCTTTTCTGCTAGACATGGGTTTTCCACGCCACAGGGGTGTGAGATAGTTTGACTTCGGCGTCCTTTCAAAGAAGGGGGTAATATAGTCATGATACTTTTATTGCCCACAAGAGTGTGTGAAGTGCAGTTAACTAACAAATTTGCCCATTCAATAAATGTAAGCAGAGTGCCGGGCAGCTGAGTTCGACGAAACAGTCTcaacaaaaaattaaaagaatGGGTGGAAAGATGGAGAAAAATTTAGCTAGGAAATATTACGCTGTGTTATGACTTTGCATCACACAGCGTAATATTTCCTAGCTAAATTGCAAGGggcagcggtggcatagaggtagaacacccgcctcgcgtgcaagaggtccgtggctcgaatcccggtgccggcaattttccaccggaataaaaaaaaatccgcgtgttgataaaattgcataaacaggcctgatcccggtgaccagaaccggtaacgcagtccctcactagagcaggattggccaccctagtgcagtacttggccccaatctcctatatgaacacaacaatcagtCCCCGGCAGCGGCGAAGCcactgaccacggcggcgctcagacctgcgacgcagcagagggtgctaagaatccctggctccggacaggccgccattagaatatgaacctggcaacgtttagcgctcgaacgttatctagtgaggcaagtctagcagtgccattgcaggaattagagggcagtaaatgggatataatagggctcagtgaagttagcaggtcaaaagaagcatatacagtgctaaaaagtgggcacgtcctgtgttaccggggcttagcggagagacgagaactaggagtcggattcctgattattaagaatatagctggtaacatacaggaattctatagcattaacgagaggatggcaggtcgtgttgtgaaacttaataagaggtgcaaaatgaaggttgtacaggtctacgcccctacatccagtcatgatgaccaggaagtcgaaagcttctatgaaggcgtggaatcggcgatgggtagagtgaaaacaaaatacactatactaatgggcgactttaatgccaaggtaggcaagaagcaggctggagacaaggcagtgggtgaatatggcatgggcactaggaatagcaggggagagtgattagtagagtttggggaatagaataatatgcggataatgaataccttcttccgcaagcgggttggctgaaagtggacgtggaggagcccgaatggcgtgactagaaatgaaatagacttcatactctgcgctaaccctggcaccatacaagatgtggacgtgctcagcacgGTGCGTTGCAGAGACCACAGGATGGCaacaactcgaattagcctagacctaaggagagaacggaagaaactggtacataagaagccgatcaatgagtcagcggtaagagggaaaatagaggaattccagatcaagctacagaacaggtattcggctttaattcaggaagaggaccttagtgttgaagcaatgaacgacaatcttgtgggcatcattaaggagtctgcaacagaagtcggtggtaactccgttaggtcGGATACCAGTAAATTATCGAAGGaaacgaaagacctgatcaagaaacgccaatgtatgaaagcctctaaccctacagctagaatagagctggcagaaccttcgaagttaatcaacaagcgtaagacagctgacataaggaagtataatatggatagaattgaacatgctctcaggaacggaggaagcctaaaagcagtgaagaaactaggaatcggcaagaatcagatgcatgcgtcaagagacaaagccggcaatatcattactaatatggatgagatagttcaagtggctgaggagttctatagagatttatacagtaccagtggcacccacgacgataatggaagagaacatagtctagaggaattccaaatcccacaggtaacgccggaagaagtaaagaaagccttaggagatatgcaaagggggaaggcagctggggaagatcaggtaacagcagatttgttgaaggatggtgggcagattgttctagagaaactggccaccctgtatacgcaatgcctcatgacctcgagcgtaccagaatcttggaagaacgctaacataatcctaatcgataagaaaggggacgccaaagacttgaaaaattatagaccgatcagcttactgtcagttgcctacaaactatttgctaaggtaatcgcaaatagaatcaggaacaccttagacttctgtcaaacaaaggaccaggcaggattccgtaaagggtactcaacaatagaccattttcgcactatcaatcaggtgatagagaaatgagcggaatataaccaacccttatatatagctttcattgattacgagaaagcgtttgattctgtcgaaacctcagcagtcatggaggcattgcgtaatcagggtgttgacgagccgtatgtaaaaatactgaacgatatctatagcggctccacagccaccgtagtcctccataaagaaaggaacaaaatcccaataaagaaaggcgccaggcagggagatacgatctctccaatgctattcacagcgtgtttacaggaggtattcagagacctggattgggaagaattggggataaaagttaatggagaataccttagtaacttgcgattcgctggtgatattgccttgcttagtaactcagggtaccaattgcaatgcatgctcactgacctggagaggcaaagcaaaagagtgggtctaaaaattaatctgcagaaaactaaagtaatgtttcgcAGTCTCGGAAGCGaaaagcaatttacaataggtagcgaggcactggaagtggtaagggaatacatctacttagggcaggtagtgacggcagatccggattatgagacggaaataatcaaaataagaatgggctggggtgcgtttggcaggcattctcagatcatgaacagcaggttgccattatccctcaagagaaaagtgtataatagctgtgtcttaccagtactcacacacggggcagaaacctggaggcttacgaaaagggttctactcaaactgaggacgacgcaacgagctatggaaagaagaattatgggtgtaacgtcaagggacAAGAGctgatttggtgagggaacaaacgcgagttaatgacatcttcgttgaaattaagaaaaagaaatgggggcatgggcaggacatgtaatgaggagggaagataaccgatggtcattaagggttacggagtggattccaagggaagggaagcgcagcaggggacggcagagttaggtgggcggatgagattaagaagtttgcagggacgacatggccacaattagtacttgaccggggtttttggagaagtatgggagaggcctttgccctgcagtgggcgtaaccaggctgatgatgatgatgactttgaaCATCACCGCGTTAGTCACGAGCGATGTCTAGAAGACTACCCACTTCAATGTGGCACTCTAGCGACGGTTAGCGCGGTAAGCTTTTTTTCGAATCGGCACTGAGACTTTCAGCATGATGTTACGCTTCAAAACGCATATGCGTAGGCCTCCTACTTTAGGGTGGGTGTGTGGCCTTACCGCACGTGAACGCTTCCTCTAAAGTAAGCCAAGCGGGTCCTGCGTCTGAATTTATTTCCGTCTCGTTCGAAGGTTGCGCTTCCCTTAATTGCAATAAATAATGAACCAACCAGCCTAGCAACTCATTTTTGTCAAGCTTGAGCTTCGGTTGCGACAACGACTCATTGACAGAAAACCGCATTTCAAGACTGGCGTTTACAAAAGGCACTTTATGTGCACTCTAGCCTACAAGCGTTGATCCTTTCTAACCAAATGGGACGCTTCCTAATGGCAACCGGCCGTCGACACAGTGCAGGACGTCTCGAGAAGCCACATTCGGCACAACCGCTTTACCGAGCGCGGCGCAGGCCAGCAGGAGCCACAGGGCGGCACCACAGCGCCGTCGCCGCACGCCGGCAGTCGGTCCCCGCACGCACACCTTGCGTGGAGCCATCAGCGGACGGCTCGGTTCTTCGTCCGACATGGCCGGTCGGCGCGCAGACCGGCTGGCGTTCACGGAGTCATGCGTCGAACGATGTCATGTCTCACGGATGGCAAATCCCGCTAGCGCGCGAACCGCACCTACACTTCCAGACAGTCAAGTCGATCGCGACGAGAACACACAGAACGGTCTCAGTCAATGGTCTCCGGGTTTCACAGACGTGCTCCAATATGAGCGGCGGACATCGGAAGGAAGGCACCCGCAAAGCTGGCTGGAACCGCGCGGCCAACAGCTACGCCGCGCCAGCAGCGCGAAAGCGAGGCTCGGCCACCGCGGCCTTGCCGCGCCTTTCCCTATGACTCCAGCCGCGTCGTGTGGCGACATTCGCGTTCTGGTCCTGCGCTGCGCTGTCGGCCGGCGTCTCTCTCCAAACGGCGCTCTCCGCCAGGTGGCGTTTAGTCGCGGTCGATACAGTGGGCGCCGCCTGAATCTGTCACGTGACCTGCGCAAGGTGGCACCGAGTAAGCTTGCTCATGGGTGAtccatacttcttttttttttcgttattcatTTATGTGTTCCCATCATTTCATCGCCCGGAGGAGATTAGTTAGAGGAGCGGCgtacaaaatataaaaaaaagcagaTACAAGGTGTGCGCAAACACACATCCACAAAAAAGCAACACTCAGGCTAAATATTGTACAACAGAAAATATTAAGGGCTCTGAATGCACTAGACACGAAAGTTACACATCGCACACAAATAAAATATTCTAAATGTCCTCAGGCAACGAAAGTAGCAATACAAGCGCTGCGACAAAAAATGAAGCGCGAGCTTTAGAACATTCACAGGCGCAAATGTCGCAACAAGAATGGGGGGAACGAATGGGCACCAACAGTAACAATCACGTTGAGTAAACAGTTCTCTGCTTCAATAGTGGCAGGGAAGAACGAA
Coding sequences within it:
- the LOC126530119 gene encoding protein FAM234B isoform X2, giving the protein MSDEEPSRPLMAPRKVCVRGPTAGVRRRRCGAALWLLLACAALGAAALVLRHHRQRRRAARSDGCRQLRVHDVWHNTMPMLTTESAFRHLDVNGDGTLDVVFGFGTGLDAYRYPRVACDVYLPAAGGRGCGGGLAALDGRSGHELWRLYVAHELFALSCRLDLDADGVSDCVAGGRMAGLYAVSGRTGGVLWELSGADEAVVERSNMYTAQHMRDVDADGTPDLLVAHGGDPLREPGAPSDRLAGRLLVVSGRSGRLLSWAMVPDGRETYYSPQLMLYPDGTELVLFGTGGETHGGSLWSLPLRELLAGRAHAARAIYTDPSKGIMTPPALVDINGDGVADLVMAAFNSTAFALDGLSFTRLWSRRFAQSESYSTPAVGFFDGDGTPDVMVSYQTGPGFPLYVASQTTVLDGRTGLPLLPRPVRSALGAQASPLAVSMPGTGRDLFLYWLSDCHRGPAADHDDREFALAAGTSVYLRSRADFCRLRFGSRLYTRLYALWSDAGPPGALVYDSDGKRPLEYGGLPNFTAIGARFLEQHSEYRRIRRHVGPHDAGGVQRTISTGTLLPGSGPRSVDLVFATFWFWPTRVRAMSAEERRCLERMRAHEAARFQANSPLYGLDHDAFEQLAVAECGQGDEDNQLAYDPFDRRMGQMTVYRVRLQCICDRCAGPLPFRQQRWPAYMGAGADCYARTP
- the LOC126530119 gene encoding uncharacterized protein isoform X1, with amino-acid sequence MSDEEPSRPLMAPRKVCVRGPTAGVRRRRCGAALWLLLACAALGKAVVPNVASRDVLHCVDGRLPLGSVPFGAAALVLRHHRQRRRAARSDGCRQLRVHDVWHNTMPMLTTESAFRHLDVNGDGTLDVVFGFGTGLDAYRYPRVACDVYLPAAGGRGCGGGLAALDGRSGHELWRLYVAHELFALSCRLDLDADGVSDCVAGGRMAGLYAVSGRTGGVLWELSGADEAVVERSNMYTAQHMRDVDADGTPDLLVAHGGDPLREPGAPSDRLAGRLLVVSGRSGRLLSWAMVPDGRETYYSPQLMLYPDGTELVLFGTGGETHGGSLWSLPLRELLAGRAHAARAIYTDPSKGIMTPPALVDINGDGVADLVMAAFNSTAFALDGLSFTRLWSRRFAQSESYSTPAVGFFDGDGTPDVMVSYQTGPGFPLYVASQTTVLDGRTGLPLLPRPVRSALGAQASPLAVSMPGTGRDLFLYWLSDCHRGPAADHDDREFALAAGTSVYLRSRADFCRLRFGSRLYTRLYALWSDAGPPGALVYDSDGKRPLEYGGLPNFTAIGARFLEQHSEYRRIRRHVGPHDAGGVQRTISTGTLLPGSGPRSVDLVFATFWFWPTRVRAMSAEERRCLERMRAHEAARFQANSPLYGLDHDAFEQLAVAECGQGDEDNQLAYDPFDRRMGQMTVYRVRLQCICDRCAGPLPFRQQRWPAYMGAGADCYARTP